CGGGGAGGCCTGACACATCACCAGCCCGCTGCCTCCCCCGCGTCATGAGCGGTTCCGGTCCGGTAGGCGCCCGGCGGTGTGCCGTACCGCTGCCGGAAGACCCGGTTGAAGTGGAAGGGGCTCGGGAAACCGGAGGCCGCGGCCACCCGTTCCACGGGGAGGTCGGTGGCTTCCAGAAGCCGGGCCGCGTGCAGCAGCCGGGCGTCGCGCAGGGCCCGCATCGGGGAGCGGCCGAGCTGCTCGGTGAAGAGGTGGGCGAAACGGGACGGGGAGAGGGACACGGCCTCGGCGAGTGACCGTACGGTGTGCGGTGCGGCGGGGTCGGCGGCGATCAGGGATGCGGCCCCGTGGATGCGTGGGTCGACGCCGGAGCGGCGTGCCTCCGCCCGGGCGGTGGCGAGCAGGACGATCTCCTCCAGGGAACAGAGGGCCAGCTCACGGGCGGCGGCGCCGTGCGCGACCGCGACCTCGCCGTCGGAGGGGTCCGCGGGGCTGGGCGGTGGGCCGTCGCCCGTCCAGCGGGCGTCGGCGAGCATCCGGCGGAAGGCGGCCTCGATGCGTACCGCGGTCCGTTCCCTGCGGACCTGGCTCTCCTCCATGCGGGCCTGGCTCCGCACTCCGCCGCCTGCCTCGCTCCGCGCTCCGCGTGCCTCGCTCCGCACACCGCCCGCCTCGCTCAGCTCGACGCGTGCCTCGCTCCGCACGCCGCCCGCCCCGCCCCGCTCGACGAGCGCCCGGCTCCACGCGGGTGCCACCGCGTACAGCCCGTCGTCGAGGGCGTACGGCCGTAGCCACGCCGGCCAGGAGGCTCGGGCCTGGCAGTGCACCCACCAGAACGCCCAGTGCCCGGCGCCCGGTTCGACCGCGTAGTGGTGCGGCACGCCGGGCCCCTGGACCACCAGATCCCCGGCACCGGCCACCGTCAGCGCCGCCCCTTGCGCGAGCCGTCCCCGTCCGCCCGTGGTCCAGGTGAACAGCCAACTGTCCGCACCGCGCGGCCGGTTGACGCGGTACCCCGGTCGCTGGTCGAAGCGTCCGATGGTCACGAGGCCGGGCGGCGGGCACGGGTCAGCAGGCTCGGACAACTCCTCAGCACGCACAGGCATCCTCCCGAAAGGGGCACCGACCTAGCGTGAGGCACCGGGGACACCGGTGAGAAGGGACAGGGCGGATGACAGTCAGAGACATCAGCCGGCTCGGGGAGTTCGAGGCGAACGGCTTCACGGTGGTGCGGGGACTGTTCGATGCCTCCGAAATCGACGAGCTGTGCGCGGAGTTCACGGCGCTCCACGCCGCCGGACCGGTCCCGGGACACTTCGAACCCCGCCCCACGGAGACCAGCGGCCTGGACGATCCGCTGCACGCCTACCCCCGCGTCCTGCATCCGCACCGCATCAGCGCTCTGTCACGGCGCTGCCTCCTCGATCCCCGGTTGCGGGACATCCTGGAGACCCTGCTGGGCGAGGAGGTCCTGGCCGCGCAGAGCATGTTCTACTTCAAGCCGCCCGGCGCCCGTGGCCAGGCGCTGCACCAGGACAACTTCTATCTGCGGGTCGAGCCGGGCACCTGCGTGGCCGCCTGGATCGCCTGCGACACGATCGACCGCGAGAACGGCGGCCTGGAGGTCGTCCCGGGCACGCACCGCATGGACCTGTTCTGTCCGGAGGAGGCGGACGCGGCGCTGTCCTTCGCGCGCGAGTACGTTCCGCCGCCGCCCGGCCTCGCCGCCGTCCCCGTCGACATGGAGCCGGGGGACGTCCTGTTCTTCAACGGCAGCCTCGTACACGGCTCAGGCCCCAACCGCAGCCCCGACCGCTTCCGCCGCTCCTTCATCGGCCACTACGTGGGCCGCTCCACACAACGCATCGCACGCTTCTACCGGACGCTCACGATGAGCGGGGCCCCCGTCGCCCTGCCCGAGAGCGAGGGCGGCGGGCCGTGCGGCACGGGGTTCGCGGCGGCGGGTCCCCACTGAGGGCCGGTCACGCGGCGGATCCGGGGATCGTCCGGGAGGTGAAGTCGAGGATCGCGTCGGCGACCGCCCTGGGGTTCTCCAGGAGCATCGCGTGGCTGCCGTCGATCTCGGCGACCGTCACATCGGCGCGCTGCTCGGCCAGTTGGGCGAGATCCCGGGCAAGGCCCTGCGCGTACGCCCCCATCAGTTCGCCGAGCCATTCCATACCGGGAATCGGCGGTCCGGGTCGCAGCGCACGCCCGAGCAGCAGCGGTACGGCCACCCGACGGAAGAGGGCGAACGGGTCGAGTGACTCGACGGCGTTCAGCATCTCCCGTGCGTGTTGGCGTTCCGGCCGCGGCTCCAGTCGGCCGTCCGGCCTTTCGCGGAGGGAGCGCAGGACGCCCGCCTCCAACAGCTCGTAGGGGATGCCCAGTTGCTGCGACATCGCGCGCTCCCGGGCGAGCCGCCCCTTCAGCCCGTCGGCGGGGAGCGGCTCGCCGGACGCCGTCTCCGCCGCCTTCCGCACCTGGGCGAGCCGTTCGCCGACGTACGCGGGGTCGAGGCCCACGTACTGGTCGAGGCGGCCCCACGCGTATCCGTCGAGGTTCACCGCGCCGGGCGTGATGTGCGGGTGCTCCAGGGCGTACTGGACGGCGATCAACCCGCCGAGGGAGTGCCCGACGGGCAGCGCGCCGGGGATGCCGTACTCCTCGAGGACCGCCTCGATGTCCCCGAGCACATGGGGGAAGTCCCAGGTGCCGGACGGTGAGAGACCGTGTCCGCGGAGGTCGACGGCGAGGACCCGGTGCCGGGGGACGAGGAGCGGGGCGACGGCCGCCCAGTCGGCAAGGGTGCGTCCCGCGCCGTGCACGAGGAGCAGGGGTGGGCCGTCGCCCCCGTGGTCGTGAACAGCCAGTGCGATGCGGTCTCCGGTCATGTCCTGACGATACGGGTCATGTCCTGACCGGAGAGGTTCGGGTGCAGCGGGCCGCCGCCTGGCGTGGTGCCTCTGCCGCCGCGGGCTTGACGAGGGTGTGTCCGCACGCTTTGATCACGGCGTGCTGTGGTGCGACCCGGCACGCAGAGGTGCGCCCAGCCGGTAGCGGACTCGGTCCAAGTCCGGCCACAGTCGCCAGGATCGCGGGAAGCGTCCGAGGCGGGGTCGTACTCGCGATTGATGGAGTGGACATGTCCGTCACGCGTGTTTCCCGCGTCGGGGGTCCGGGGACGGCGGCTGTGCTGGCGACTCTGCTGGCGCTGACCGGCTGTGGTGCGGAGAAGGACACGGGCGCCGGGTCGCACGGATCGCCGGCGTCCGCCAAGGCCCCGGCGACCTCCTCGAAGCCCACGCCGAAGACCGCGTCGCCCCCGACGGCGGTCGAACTCCCTCCGCTGCACGCGGACTTCGACTACCAGATCGGCGGCGCCTATCCCCCGCCCTCCGGCGTCCGTATCGTCGCCCGCGACCGTACGGCGTCCCCCGCGCCCGGCCTCTACAACATCTGTTACGTCAACGCCTTCCAGGCGCAGCCAGGCGCCGAGGAGTCGTGGCCCGCCGACCTGCTGCTGCGCGACGCGCACGGCAAGCTGGTCGTCGACGAGGACTGGGACGAGGCGCTGCTCGACATCGGCACGGCGGCCAAACGGCAGCGCGTGGCCGCGCGGATCAACCAGTGGATCGACGGCTGCGCCGACAAGGGCTTCGACGCGGTCGAGCCCGACAACTACGACAGCTACACCCGCTCCCGGAACCTGGTGACCGCCGACGACGCCACCGCGTTCATCAGCCTGCTGTCGGCGCACGCGCACGCCCGGAATCTGGCCATCGGCCAGAAGAACACCGTGGAACTGGCGGCTCTCAGGTCCCGGACCGGGCTCGACTTCGCGGTGGCGGAGGAGTGCGGCGCGTACGACGAGTGCGGGGTGTACGCGAAGGCCTTCGACGACCGGGTGGTCGTCGTCGAGTACACCGACAGCGGTCTGCGCAAGGCCCGTTCGGGCTTCGGCGACCGGCTGAGCATCGTACGCCGGGATGTCGATGTGTCGACGCCCGGCAGCGAGGACTATGTCCGCCGGACCCGCTGACGAAAGACGTGACGGCGTCCGCGTTCATGCGGGCGCTCCATCGGCCGGAAATCCGGGCGGAGGCGGGCCAGGGACGGCACGCTTGAGCCACTGATGAGCAGGCTCGTACGGAACGGACGTAACCAAGGGCATGCCGACATTCATGGCCAGCAGGCGCGGGGACCGTGTGCCCGTGAGCAGCACGGAGCCGCCGAGGCGATGCGAGGGGCTGGGGCGGCACCGGCGGTGGCTGTTCGTGGTGGCCGTGGTCGCGCTGCTCGTGGAGATGGCGGTCGCGATGGTCACGACGGCCGTGGAGCAGACCCCCACGATCGACGAACCCGTGTACGCGGGCACGGCGGTGGTCTACGTCCAGCAGCACAGCCTGCGCTACAACCCCGAGCATCCACCGCTCGGCAAACTGATCATCGCGAGCGGGCTGGTGTTCGCCCGCCCGCACTTGGACGCGGACTTCCAGGGTGACCAGACGGAGCTGGGGCGGCGTCTGCTGTACGAGTCGGGCAACGATCCCTGGCGGGTGATGCTGTGGGCGCGGCTGCCGGTGATCGTGCTGACGCTGCTCTTCGGCCTGGTCGTCCTCGCGTTCGCCCGTGAACTGACCGGCCGTGCGGGCGGGTTGGTGGCGCTCGCGCTGTACGCGTTCTCCCCCGACGTCATCGCGCACGGCTCGCTGGCCACGCTCGACGCACCGGCGTCCGGTTTCCTCCTGACGTCGGTGTGGCTGGTGTGGCGGGCGAGGGGGCGTCCGCTGCTCCACCTGCTCCTGGCCGGTGCGGCGCTCGGCGCGGCGGTGGCCACGAAGATGAGTACGCTGCCCGCCGTTCCGGTGCTGCTGCTCCTGGCGGTGGCGTCCGTGTGGCACGGGCGCGGTCTCGGCACCGCCGGGAAGGCGCGGCTCGGCGCTGCGGCCGCGGCCGGGATGGCGCTGGCGGGCATCGCCGTGGTGTGGGCCGCCTACCTCGCCGTCGACCCGCAGCTGCGCTGGACAGCGCCGGCGAACCTGCCCGCCGTGCACGGACTGCGCGGGCTGCTCATCGACTGGCTGCCGTTCCCGCAGCCCTACCGGGACGGAATGCGGGTCCAGTACGGCTTCGAGAACACGCTCTGGGAAGGCTTCCTCTTCGGGCGCCTCTATCACGGCTCGCTCTGGTACTACCTGCCGGCCGCGCTGCTGGTGAAGACGCCGCTGGGCATGCTGGCGCTGTGGCTCGCCGGTGCCGTCGCGATGGTCGCCGTACGCCGGTTGCGGCCCGCCGTGCCGTACGTCCTGATCCTGCCGGCCGTGCTGCTGGGTGCGGCCATGCAGGGCTCCCGGGATCTCGGTGTGCGCTACGCGCTTTTCGTGCCGGTGTTCCTCGCGGTCGCGGCGGCCGGTGTCGTCGCCTTCCGGTGGCGGTGGGGCCCTGTCGCCGCGGCGGGGCTGGTCCTGTTCGCCGCCGTGAGCTCGCTGCGGGCGTACCCCTACTATCTGCCGTACTCCAACGAGGTGTTCGGCGGGCCCGCGAAGACCCATCTGCGTCTGCACGACTCGAACGTCGACTGGGGGCAGGATCTGGGGCGCCTCGCCGAGCGCCTGGAGCGGGGGTATCCGGACGAGCGGGTGTGGCTCGTCTACAAGGGTGCCGGGGTTCCCTCGTACTACGGGATCGAGGCGGCCGATCCGCGCGTGGTGCCTCCCGGCAAGGTGCGGGGGCTGCTTGTGGTGTCCGACTCCGCCGTCGCCAAAGCCGGCGGGCGGCTGGCGGAACTGCTCGCCACCAGCACGCCGGTCGACGAGGTCGGCCACTCGATCACGATCTACCGCCGGTCCTGAGCCGGGCGTTGGGGTGCGCGGGTGGGTTTTTCGCCCCCTCCGCCTCTACCCGTCCCGTACCTGGGGCTCCGCCCCAGACCCCGCTCCTCAAACGCCGGAGGGGCTGATTTTTGGCCCTGACTTCTCCGCGCAGGACCCGGCGAGCGTGACCTTCGGGCCTGTTGCTGGCAGGTCGCGGTCACCATGCCTGATTTCAGGTCTCGGTCACCATGGCTGATTTCAGGTCTCGGTCACCGTGATGGCGCTGACCGGGCAGGCCCGCGCCGCCTCCCGCACCATGGGGTCGCCGCCGCCGTCCTCGCGGCCCGGCAGCAGCTCGCTGAATCCGTCATCGTCCTGGGTGAAGACGTTCGGGGCGGTGAGGGCGCACTGGCCCGCACCGATGCAGACGTCCTTGTCGATGGAGATCTTGATAGTCATGCCCGCAGCCTCTTACCAAGTCAGGGGGAGTTCCAGCATCCCCTGGATCGTGTCGCCCGGTTTGAAGGGGATGTCGTCCACCGGTGCGGCGAGCCGCAGCCCGGGGAACCGGTCGAAGAGCGACAGCAGTGCGATCTCCATCTCGGCGCGGGCGAGGTTCTGGCCGAGGCACTGGTGGATGCCGAAGCCGAAGGCGACGTGATGCCGGGCCGAGCGGTGCCAGTCCAGGGCGTCCGGTTCGGGGAAGGCGTGCCCGTCGCGGTTGATGACGGAGGTGGAAAAGATCACTCCCTCGTCGGCGCGGATCGTCTTCCCGGCGACCTCGATGTCCTCGGTGGCGACCCGCAGCAGCCCGTCCGCGATGGAGAGGAAACGCAGCATCTCCTCGACGGCGGCGGGCATCAGCGTCGGCTCGGCCCGCAGTTCGGCCAGCTGTTCCGGGTGCCTGAGCAGGGTGAACGTACCGAGCGAGATCATGTTCGCCGTCGTCTCGTGCCCGGCCACGAGCAGGATCGTCGCGAGCGAGATCAGCTCCGCGCGGTCCACCGTGCCCGCGCGCAGCTGATCCTGGATGAGCTCGTCGAGCAGCCCGTCGCCCGACTCCCGCTGTTTGCGGTCGATCAACGATACGAAGTACGCGTCCAGTTGGTCGCGCGCGTTCTTGATGTCGGCCGCGGCCGGACCGCGCAGCAGCCTGCGGGACTGTTCCTCGAAGAAGTCGTGGTCGGCGTACGGGACGCCGAGCAGGGCGCAGATCACCATGGAGGGCACGGGCAGCGCGAAGGCGTCCACCAGGTCGGCCGGCGGGCCCTGCGCCGCCATCCGTTCGAGGAGCTGGTCGACGGTCTCCTGAATGCGCGGGCGCAGCGTGGCGACCCGTTTGAGGGTGAAGCTCGGGACCAGCATGCGGCGCTGGATGTGGTGCTCGGGGTCGTCGAGGCCGAGCAGCGCGACGCGGCGGTCACGGACCTTGGCGAACCGCTCCGTGGGCGCCGGGAAGGAGGGCAGGGTCCGGTCCGACGACAGTCGCGGGTCGGTGAGCAGTTCACGGGCGGTGGTGTGGCCGGTGACCACCCACACGCCGCGCCCGTCGAACAGGGAGATCCGCGAGAGCGGGCGTGCCTCGCGCAAAGGGTCGTAGGCGGTCGGCGGGTGGTAAGGACACGTACGGTCCTGGGGGAAGGCGATCGGTTCCGCGGTGGGGGGTCCCGCCGTGGGGGGCTGTGTCGTGAGGGGCTCTGTCATGGATGACCTCGCAAGCGCTGGTTCCCTCTTGCCGATCTTCATTAGATGCCCCAGGCACCTATACGGCCACACAAAGTTCGGCCAGATGCGCCGGACGCGCGATCTGGCCGAAGCGTGGGGGGGACCGCCGCCGAGTTCCTCGGGTTTCCCACGTGTGTCGTCGCCCTGGCGGCGCACACATGGCCTGATCCACTCCAGCCTAACTCCGGGGTAATTCGCTTGCGTGGCCCATCCGGTGGCCCCAGGATCTACGCATGTCCATGATCGAAGCCTTCCTGCCGCCGACCCCCGCCGCCGCTCGTCCGGTGCGGGTCCAGCAGCAGCCCGGCCGACCGCGGAGGCCTGCGCTTCCGCGGTCGTGACCGCCGCGCTCGTCGCGGGGCTTCTCGCGGGGTATGGCATCGCCATCCCCGTCGGAGCGGTCGCGACCTACCTCGTCTCCCTCACCGCTCGTACCTCCCTGCGGACCGGCGTCTGCGCCGCCCTGGGCGTCGCGACCGCCGACGGACTCTATGCCCTGGTCGCCGCGCTCGGCGGTTCCGCGCTCGCGGGCACGCTGCAGCCGGTACTGCTCCCGCTGCGCTGGGCCTCGGGACTGGTCCTTGCGGCGCTCGCCATACGGGGGGCGGTCAGCGCCTTCCGCCAGTACCGCGGCCAACGGCTCGCCGCCCGGTCCGGAGAGGATCCGCCGCACCCGGCGCGCGCGTATCTGGCGCTGCTGGGGATCACCCTGCTCAACCCCACCACGGTGATCTACTTCACCGCGCTGGTGCTGGGAAGCCGTACGGCCGACGCGGTTCGCCCTCTGGAGCAGGGGGTGTTCGTCCTCGCCGCGTTCGCCGCGTCCGCGAGCTGGCAGCTCCTGCTCGCCGGGGGCGGCGCACTGCTCGGCCGGGCCCTGACGGGGCACCGGGGGCGGCTGGTGACGGCGCTCGCGTCGAGCGTCGTGATCACGGTGCTGGCCGTGCGGATGCTCGTGGCGCCGCCGTGACCGAGAAGAGCGGCGGGCGAAGGCGCGCGGCAAGAGACGCGAACGAGACGCGCGGAAAAGAGCGCGGACCGTCCTGTCACATGTCCCCGCCGGGCTCCGTCAGTGCAGTGACTGAGCAGTGCAGTGGCAGAGCAGAAGACGCCGCGAACTCTTGAGGAGCATGTCATGCAGGCACGGATGAAGAACCCGGCGATGATCCTTCCTGGCGCCATGGAGGCCATCCAGGGGCTGATCAAGGCCACCGGCAAGGGCGGTGTCCCGCAGGAGACCCTGGAGCTCATACACCTGCGGGCCAGCCAGATCAACGGGTGCAGCGCCTGTGTCGACGGGGGTGGCCGGGGCGCGAAGAAGGCAGGCATGACGGACGAGCGCCTGTGGTCCGTCGCGGCCTGGCGCGAGGCGCCGTACTACACGGACGCCGAGCGGGCCGCCCTGGCGCTGGCCGAGGAGATGACCCGGCTGGGTGACCGTTCCGGCGACGCGGTCTGCGACGAACTGTGGGACGAGGTCGCCGACCACTACGACGAGCAGCAGCTCGCCGCGCTCATCCTCTGGATCGCCACGACGAACTTCTTCAACCGGCTCAACGCGACGATCAAGGAGCCTGCGGGGGCCACCTGGGGGTGAGCTCCGGGGGCATGGCGCGGATGATTTGCGCCGGTGCCGCTGTTGCAGTCTGCTGAGAAGGAATCGGTACGACGCGACGATGGGACGGAAGTCATGCCTCTTGAGGGCGAGTACGAACCCAGCCCGACGCAGTGGGTGCGTGAGCAGGTGGAGCTGTACGAGAGCTCCGGGGGCACCAAGGGGACGACGCTGATGGACACCGGCCTGCCCGTCATCATTCTCACCACTCGCGGCGCCAAGAGCGGCAAGATCCGCAAGAGCCCGCTGATGCGCGTCGAGCACGACGGACGCTACGCGGTCGTCGCCTCGCTGGGCGGTGCCCCCAAGCACCCGGTCTGGTACTACAACGTCACGTCCGATCCCCACGTGGAGCTCCAGGACGGCCCCGTCCTCCAGGACATGACGGCCCGTGAGGTCACGGGTGAGGAGAAGGCGCTGTGGTGGGAGCGCGCGGTCGCCGCGTATCCCCCGTACGCCGACTACCAGAAGAAGACCGAGCGCGAGATCCCCGTCTTCGTGCTGGAGCCGACCGACTGACGCTCGCGCGAATTTCCTTGGAATCGGCGCGCATGATCCGCCCCCCACGGGGCATCCGAGCGTCAGGCCCCGCCGCGTTCCCCCGTCGCGGCGGGGCTTCCCTCTGTGACACGGCCGACGTCGACCGCCGAGCCAGAGGAGACCAGGTGTCCACGAAGCCCAAGAAGCTCAAACTCCCCCTCGCCTACAAGCTCCTCGGCTTCGTGCTGAGTTGGGCCGGCGGCGCCGTCGCCGGCCGTCCTCGGACAAGGGCGGCCGGGACTGAAGATCAGTCGGCCACTCGTCGGCCTCGCGCCAGGCCTGCACACGCCGCGGGATGATGCGGAAGTAGAGGCAGGCGGGGTGAGTTGACGTGCGTACGCGAACCATCTCGACGACACCGGGAGCGTACGGACGGGGGCGCTGGCGGATCTCGTCGTCCTGGACCGCGACCCGTACGCGGGGCGTCCGGAAGCGATCGGTGAGACGAAAGTGGCGCTCACGTATGTCGGCGGTGAGTGCGTGTACGAGGCACCGGAAGTCTGACTCGGACCTGTGCCGGGGGCTCTGCATCCGACACCACCTGCGGCGGGGCGAGTTGAGCGGCTCGCCCCGCATTTCACACCCGCATCACGCGTAATCGATCTCACACCATAGATCGTTTAGGCTCAGGGCAGTCTCGAAGTGCACTTGAGTCGTCAACTAGCGGCTCAAAATGAGCAGTTCGAGTCGGCGGGCGTCCATTCCAATCGCCCGCTCGCAGGGGCGGGGGCCTGCGTTATGTCTCAAGAGAGGATGCGAATGCCGCAGGACGTCAGGTTCGACCTCCCCTTCACCACCCCGGTCAGCGAGCACCTGGAGTACGCCCGAGAGCGCCATCTGCGCTGGGTGTGGGACATGGGACTGGTGCGCAGCCAGGCCGGGTTCGAGGAGTACCAGTCCTGGGACCTTCCCGAGGCGGCGGCACGAACCTACCCCCACGCCTCGGCCGACGACATGGTCGTCCTGATGAACTGGTTCTCCCTGGCCTTCCTGTTCGACGACCAGTTCGACACGGGACAACCCGACCGCGCCGACCGCATAGCGGAGGTCGCACGAGAACTGATCGTCACGCCGCTGCGTCCCGCCGGGACCGCTCCCCGGGTGGTGTGCCCGATCACCGTGGCCTGGGCCGAGGTCTGGGCCCATCTCTCGGATGGCATGTCCCTGACCTGGCGGACCCGGTTCGCCGCGTCCTGGGGACGCTTCCTCGTGGCGCACACCGAGGAGGTCGACCTCGCGGCGCAGGGCCTGGAGGGCACGCTCGGCCTCAAGGAGTACGCCGAGTTCCGGCGCCGTACGGTGGGCATCCACCACAGCATCGACGCCGGTGAGCGCAGCCGGCGCTTCGAGGTGCCGCCTCAGGTGCAGGCGCATCCGCTGATGATCCGGATGCGGGACCTGGCCTCGGACACCATCGGGTTCATGAACGACATCCACTCCTTCGAGCGCGAGAAGCGCCGGGGAGACGGACACAACCTGATCGCCGTGCTGCACCGCGAGACCGGCTGCACGTGGGAGGAGGCCGCCGCCGAGGCGTACAGGATGACCACGGAATGCCTCGACGAGTACCTCGAACTGGAGGCGCGCGTCCCGCAGATGTGCGAGGAGCTCGGCCTGAGCGCCGAGCAGCGTGTCCAGGTGCGGATGGGCGTGGAGGCCATCCAGCACTGGATCAACGGCAATTACGAATGGGCCCTGACCACGGGCCGCTACGCCGCCGCGAAGGAAGGCCCGGCCGCCACCGCGGAGTTGGCGGGCAAGGGGTCCTTGGACGATCTGCTCGCGGTGTGACGGACGGTTTCTGCCCGGCCGGAGTGCTCCGGCCGGGCAGAAACGTCACAGAAACGATCAGGCTCCGGCGACCTGCGCTGCGAACTCGACGGGCAGGGAGTCGAGCCGTGCCTCCCAGGTGGAGGCGGTCGAGGTGAGTTCGTCGGGCGTGACGGCCAGGCGCAGGCCCGGCAGCCGGTGCAGCAGCACGTCGACGGCCGTCTCGATGATGGCCTGGCCGATGTTCTGGCCCGGGCACTCGTGGGCGCCGCCGCTGAACGCCAAATGCGACTGGTTGCCCTGGACGGAGACACCCGCGTCGGGCCGGATGTCCGGGTCGAGGTTGCCCGCAGTGAGACCGAGCACCAGGAGGTCGCCCTCCTTGATGTGGTGGCCGCCGAGTTCGAGATCGGTGGCGGCGAAGCGCCCCGGCAGGACCGCCAGGGGCGGGGTGTTCCACATGACCTCCTCGACGACGGCGGAGACGTTCAGCTGTCCGCTCACCAGACCCGCCAGGCGGGAGGTGTCGGTGAGGATCAGCTGCAGCACCCGGGCCAGCAGATTGCTGGTGGTGATGTGCGCGGTGATCAGCACCAGGCGCAGATGGCTGAGGATCTCGTCCTCGTCGAGGCCGGCGTGGTGCCCGATCAGCCCGGTGGTGAAGTCGGCGCCGGGCTCGGCACGCTTGCGGTCGGCGAGTTCCCCGAGGATCCGCATGATGCGGTCGTTGTGGGCGACGGCGTCCTCACCGCCCTTGATGACCTGGGCGCAGGAGACTGCCAGGTTGTGGCCCTCGCCCGCCGGGAGCCCGAAGAGCCTGGTCAGCACGAGCATCGGCAGGTACTCGGCGTAGTCGGACACCAGGTCGGCTTTGCCTCCGTTCGCGAACGCGTCGATCTGCTTGTTCGCGAAGTGCGTGACATGGCGCCGGATCCCGCGGCCCGCCACCGTCAGCAGGTTGTCGGTGACCGCCCCGCGCAGCCTGCGGTGCGGCTCGCCGTCCTGGGACACACAGTCGGGGCGCCAGCCGAGCATCGGGATCAGCGGTGAGGAGTCTTCGACGCGGCCCTCCTTCCAGTCCCGCCAGATCCGCGCGTCACGGCTGAACTGGCGGGGGTTGTCGAGCACGCGCCGGTTCTCCCGGTAGCCGAGGACCAGCCAGGCGGGAATGTCGCCCTCGAGGAGGATCGGCGCCACCGCCCCGTACTCCTTGCGCAGCCGCGCGTAGATGCCGTGGGGATCGAGCGCCGCCTCCGCCCCGTACAGCCGGGTGAGATCGCCCGCGCCGCCGTGCGCGACGGGGCAACCGCGGGGGACGTCGGGTCCGTCTAAGGGCTGGTCGTTCATCGGGGCTCCATAGCGACGGCAGAGCGTTCCTTGAGGTGACGTATCAGCGCGATCAGCACGTCACGGCTGGAGGACCGGTCGCGGGCGTCACAGGCCACGATCGGAGTGTGCGGGGAGATGTCCAGGGCGTCGCGGATCTCTTCGATCGGGTGGTCCTGGGAGTCGGGGAAGACGTTCAGGGCGATGACGAAGGGGACGTTCTGCCGCTCCATCTCCTCGATGGCCCGGAAGCTGGAGGCCAGCCGCCGGGTGTCCACCAGGACGACCGCGCCGAGGGCACCCTTGAACAGGCCGTTCCACAGGAACCAGAACCGCTCCTGGCCGGGCGTGCCGAACAGGTACAGCACCAGTTCGTCGTTGATGCCGATCTTGCCGAAGTCCAGGCTGACGGTGGTCTCCGTCTTGTCCACCACGCCGATCAGGTTGTCGACGCCGGCACTGGCCTGGGTCAGTGTCTCCTCCGTGGTCAGCGGCTTGATGTCGCTGACCGAGCGCACCATGGTGGTCTTGCCGGTGCCGAAGCCGCCGGCGATCATCACCTTCACCGAGCGGGTGCCGCCGCCCGCACCCCGGTCGGGGTGGTCAAAGCCTTTGAAGTCCACTGAGTACCTCCTCAAGGAGCGCGAGGTCGGCCCCGCTGCCGGCGTCCGACGCCGGGATGGGATGACGGGCTTCGACGCGGCCTGCGTCCAGCAGATCGGCCAGGAGCACCGCGAGAATGTTGAAGGGCAATCCGAGGTGGGCGCCCAGTTCGGCCACCGAGAACGGATCGCGGCAGCGCCGGATGATCTCCTCGTGCTCGTGCTGCATGCCGGGTACGGCCGCTGCGCGGGAGACGATGAGGGTCGCCACGTCAAGGCCCGACGCCGAACCGCCCGGTCCGCTGCGGCCACCGGTGAGGACGTAGTAGCGCTCGA
This genomic interval from Streptomyces dengpaensis contains the following:
- a CDS encoding cytochrome P450, which produces MTEPLTTQPPTAGPPTAEPIAFPQDRTCPYHPPTAYDPLREARPLSRISLFDGRGVWVVTGHTTARELLTDPRLSSDRTLPSFPAPTERFAKVRDRRVALLGLDDPEHHIQRRMLVPSFTLKRVATLRPRIQETVDQLLERMAAQGPPADLVDAFALPVPSMVICALLGVPYADHDFFEEQSRRLLRGPAAADIKNARDQLDAYFVSLIDRKQRESGDGLLDELIQDQLRAGTVDRAELISLATILLVAGHETTANMISLGTFTLLRHPEQLAELRAEPTLMPAAVEEMLRFLSIADGLLRVATEDIEVAGKTIRADEGVIFSTSVINRDGHAFPEPDALDWHRSARHHVAFGFGIHQCLGQNLARAEMEIALLSLFDRFPGLRLAAPVDDIPFKPGDTIQGMLELPLTW
- a CDS encoding LysE/ArgO family amino acid transporter; translation: MTAALVAGLLAGYGIAIPVGAVATYLVSLTARTSLRTGVCAALGVATADGLYALVAALGGSALAGTLQPVLLPLRWASGLVLAALAIRGAVSAFRQYRGQRLAARSGEDPPHPARAYLALLGITLLNPTTVIYFTALVLGSRTADAVRPLEQGVFVLAAFAASASWQLLLAGGGALLGRALTGHRGRLVTALASSVVITVLAVRMLVAPP
- a CDS encoding GTP-binding protein; its protein translation is MDFKGFDHPDRGAGGGTRSVKVMIAGGFGTGKTTMVRSVSDIKPLTTEETLTQASAGVDNLIGVVDKTETTVSLDFGKIGINDELVLYLFGTPGQERFWFLWNGLFKGALGAVVLVDTRRLASSFRAIEEMERQNVPFVIALNVFPDSQDHPIEEIRDALDISPHTPIVACDARDRSSSRDVLIALIRHLKERSAVAMEPR
- a CDS encoding nitroreductase family deazaflavin-dependent oxidoreductase, giving the protein MPLEGEYEPSPTQWVREQVELYESSGGTKGTTLMDTGLPVIILTTRGAKSGKIRKSPLMRVEHDGRYAVVASLGGAPKHPVWYYNVTSDPHVELQDGPVLQDMTAREVTGEEKALWWERAVAAYPPYADYQKKTEREIPVFVLEPTD
- a CDS encoding carboxymuconolactone decarboxylase family protein, giving the protein MQARMKNPAMILPGAMEAIQGLIKATGKGGVPQETLELIHLRASQINGCSACVDGGGRGAKKAGMTDERLWSVAAWREAPYYTDAERAALALAEEMTRLGDRSGDAVCDELWDEVADHYDEQQLAALILWIATTNFFNRLNATIKEPAGATWG
- a CDS encoding 7-epi-alpha-eudesmol synthase; this encodes MPQDVRFDLPFTTPVSEHLEYARERHLRWVWDMGLVRSQAGFEEYQSWDLPEAAARTYPHASADDMVVLMNWFSLAFLFDDQFDTGQPDRADRIAEVARELIVTPLRPAGTAPRVVCPITVAWAEVWAHLSDGMSLTWRTRFAASWGRFLVAHTEEVDLAAQGLEGTLGLKEYAEFRRRTVGIHHSIDAGERSRRFEVPPQVQAHPLMIRMRDLASDTIGFMNDIHSFEREKRRGDGHNLIAVLHRETGCTWEEAAAEAYRMTTECLDEYLELEARVPQMCEELGLSAEQRVQVRMGVEAIQHWINGNYEWALTTGRYAAAKEGPAATAELAGKGSLDDLLAV
- a CDS encoding cytochrome P450, with translation MNDQPLDGPDVPRGCPVAHGGAGDLTRLYGAEAALDPHGIYARLRKEYGAVAPILLEGDIPAWLVLGYRENRRVLDNPRQFSRDARIWRDWKEGRVEDSSPLIPMLGWRPDCVSQDGEPHRRLRGAVTDNLLTVAGRGIRRHVTHFANKQIDAFANGGKADLVSDYAEYLPMLVLTRLFGLPAGEGHNLAVSCAQVIKGGEDAVAHNDRIMRILGELADRKRAEPGADFTTGLIGHHAGLDEDEILSHLRLVLITAHITTSNLLARVLQLILTDTSRLAGLVSGQLNVSAVVEEVMWNTPPLAVLPGRFAATDLELGGHHIKEGDLLVLGLTAGNLDPDIRPDAGVSVQGNQSHLAFSGGAHECPGQNIGQAIIETAVDVLLHRLPGLRLAVTPDELTSTASTWEARLDSLPVEFAAQVAGA